Proteins co-encoded in one Flavobacterium sp. M31R6 genomic window:
- a CDS encoding helix-turn-helix domain-containing protein, whose protein sequence is MKNNNIKTLSEFKDKHYGKVGTAERDQLDAGYEQFKLGVLIHEARLEKGMTQEQLAIKCGTTKSYISRIENNVKEVRLSTLQKIVELGLGGHLELSIKL, encoded by the coding sequence ATGAAAAATAACAACATAAAAACGCTATCAGAGTTTAAGGACAAACACTATGGCAAAGTAGGAACAGCGGAACGTGACCAATTAGATGCTGGATATGAACAGTTTAAACTTGGTGTTTTAATACACGAAGCGCGACTTGAAAAAGGAATGACACAAGAGCAACTCGCAATTAAATGCGGTACTACTAAGTCTTATATTTCAAGAATTGAAAACAACGTAAAAGAAGTGCGTTTATCAACATTGCAAAAAATTGTTGAACTTGGATTGGGTGGACATTTGGAACTCTCAATAAAACTTTAA
- a CDS encoding type II toxin-antitoxin system RelE/ParE family toxin: MEEKRKTRTITFYKDYFEEFFVKQREKVRAKIIWTFDLIEEVDKVPETYLKHIESTDGLYEIRIQQSSDIFRIFCFFDKGKIVVLANGFQKKTQKTPKKEIEKALKIMEEYKNEK, translated from the coding sequence GTGGAAGAAAAAAGAAAAACTAGAACAATAACATTTTACAAAGATTACTTTGAAGAATTCTTTGTGAAGCAAAGGGAAAAAGTAAGAGCCAAAATAATTTGGACTTTTGACTTGATAGAAGAAGTTGACAAAGTACCCGAAACATATCTTAAACATATTGAAAGCACGGACGGACTTTACGAAATTAGAATTCAACAATCGAGCGATATTTTTAGAATATTTTGCTTTTTTGACAAAGGAAAAATTGTGGTTTTAGCAAATGGTTTTCAAAAGAAAACGCAAAAGACGCCGAAAAAAGAAATCGAAAAAGCACTTAAAATAATGGAGGAATATAAAAATGAAAAATAA
- a CDS encoding helix-turn-helix domain-containing protein, which translates to MKTYSLDEVTDKFVGEKGTTNRENFENELKIDLIGQTIKQIRKERNLTQEQLGELVGVKKAQISKIENSLTDARFDTIIKVFKALNAKINFNVELLNQNVAIH; encoded by the coding sequence ATGAAAACATATAGTTTAGATGAAGTAACAGATAAATTCGTTGGAGAAAAAGGAACAACAAATAGAGAAAATTTTGAAAACGAATTGAAAATTGACTTGATTGGCCAAACAATTAAACAAATTCGCAAAGAACGAAATTTGACACAAGAACAATTAGGAGAATTAGTTGGAGTAAAAAAAGCTCAAATTTCAAAAATTGAGAATAGCTTAACTGACGCAAGATTTGACACAATTATTAAAGTTTTTAAAGCCTTAAATGCCAAAATTAATTTTAATGTAGAATTACTAAATCAGAATGTAGCAATCCACTAA
- a CDS encoding type II toxin-antitoxin system RelE/ParE family toxin has translation MDYKFKVEFLEPVLEFLENLDPKSREKILYNIWKSRSVNDNELFKKLDGEIWEFRTLYKKQYLRLFAFWDKSDKKDTVVISTHGIIKKTDKTPKVEIERAESLRVKYFNEKK, from the coding sequence ATGGATTATAAATTTAAAGTTGAATTTCTTGAACCAGTTTTAGAGTTTTTGGAAAATCTAGACCCAAAATCTAGAGAAAAAATACTTTATAATATTTGGAAATCGAGAAGCGTAAACGATAATGAATTATTCAAAAAACTCGATGGTGAGATTTGGGAATTTAGAACTTTATACAAGAAGCAATATTTAAGACTTTTTGCTTTTTGGGACAAATCAGACAAAAAAGATACAGTTGTGATTTCTACTCACGGAATTATAAAGAAAACGGATAAAACACCGAAAGTAGAAATTGAGAGAGCAGAATCATTAAGAGTAAAATATTTTAACGAAAAGAAATAA
- a CDS encoding Sau3AI family type II restriction endonuclease: protein MSRLIDIALGIAEEILFWLFLPKKIGTKSPPLGERPKILEHSYSGKGNFGQVLEKFYFGYEPNSVSEADFAQIGMELKSSPLKQLKNDEFRSKERLVLNIINYVNVVNQNFENSDFVKKNASILLIFYLHQAGFDILDYLIKLVDEWSFPSTDLEIIKKDWELITKKIAEGKAHELSEGDTFYLGACTKGANALSVRKQPFSEIPAKQRAYSFKQGYVNHIIASIANESKEIYGKLIPNVQVAKKQTIEEIVISKFKPFYGKTEEEIIKILKIKINTKAKNFYASLTKAILGIELDKEIEEFEKAEIIVKTVRLKENDLPKEDISFPNFKYEEIVNEDWEDSDFKDVLEHKFLFVFFQFENEKLILRKVKFWNMPYLDLIEVEKVWTKTKQIVAKGEIVKEIKTNKKGKEIRFTNFPSKKFSSISHVRPHAKDSSDTFELPKKDKLTKQNEYTKHCFWLNNTYVKNEIYLK, encoded by the coding sequence ATTTCTCGGTTAATCGATATTGCGTTAGGGATTGCAGAGGAAATCCTTTTTTGGCTTTTTCTGCCAAAAAAGATTGGAACGAAAAGCCCGCCCCTTGGGGAACGCCCAAAAATTTTAGAACATTCGTATTCAGGAAAAGGGAATTTCGGACAAGTTTTAGAGAAATTTTATTTTGGTTACGAACCCAATTCTGTGTCAGAAGCAGATTTTGCTCAAATTGGAATGGAACTAAAATCTTCGCCATTAAAACAACTAAAAAATGACGAATTTCGCTCAAAAGAGCGATTAGTTTTAAACATCATTAACTACGTTAATGTTGTTAATCAGAATTTTGAAAATAGTGATTTTGTCAAAAAGAATGCAAGCATTCTTTTGATATTCTATTTACACCAAGCGGGTTTTGATATTTTGGACTATTTGATAAAATTGGTTGATGAATGGAGTTTTCCATCCACAGATTTAGAAATTATCAAGAAAGATTGGGAATTAATCACAAAGAAAATAGCCGAAGGAAAAGCACACGAACTTTCAGAAGGCGACACTTTTTATCTTGGAGCTTGCACCAAAGGTGCAAATGCTTTGTCGGTTAGAAAACAACCTTTTTCAGAAATACCAGCAAAACAAAGAGCCTATTCTTTTAAGCAAGGTTATGTAAATCATATAATTGCCTCGATTGCAAATGAAAGCAAAGAAATTTATGGAAAGTTAATTCCAAACGTTCAAGTTGCTAAAAAACAAACTATTGAAGAAATTGTAATTTCTAAATTTAAACCGTTTTATGGAAAAACTGAAGAAGAAATTATAAAAATTCTGAAAATTAAAATCAATACAAAAGCAAAAAATTTTTACGCAAGTTTGACAAAAGCGATTCTCGGAATTGAACTTGACAAAGAAATCGAAGAATTTGAAAAAGCGGAAATTATTGTAAAAACAGTTCGTTTAAAAGAAAATGATTTACCAAAAGAAGATATTTCATTTCCAAATTTCAAATACGAAGAAATTGTAAATGAAGATTGGGAAGATTCTGATTTCAAGGATGTTTTAGAACATAAGTTTCTATTTGTTTTCTTTCAATTCGAGAACGAAAAACTAATTTTACGAAAAGTGAAATTTTGGAATATGCCATATTTGGACTTAATTGAAGTTGAAAAAGTTTGGACAAAAACAAAACAAATTGTTGCAAAAGGCGAAATCGTAAAAGAAATAAAAACTAATAAAAAAGGCAAGGAAATTCGTTTCACGAATTTTCCCAGCAAGAAATTTAGTTCCATTTCTCACGTTCGTCCTCACGCAAAAGATTCTTCCGACACTTTTGAACTGCCGAAAAAAGACAAATTAACAAAGCAAAATGAATACACAAAGCATTGTTTTTGGCTGAACAATACTTATGTAAAAAATGAAATTTATCTGAAATAG
- a CDS encoding helix-turn-helix domain-containing protein codes for MYSFAFMINEFLLKEFGDRIKQLRLQKSISQEKLSFLTGFHRTYIGMIERGERNISLSNMAVFAKVFEINISELLDLKSINPNHNYKNYEIKSEK; via the coding sequence ATGTATAGTTTTGCTTTTATGATAAATGAATTTCTTTTAAAAGAATTTGGAGATAGAATTAAGCAATTACGACTTCAAAAAAGCATAAGCCAAGAAAAATTATCCTTTTTGACAGGTTTCCACAGAACTTATATTGGAATGATAGAAAGAGGCGAGAGGAATATTTCACTTTCAAATATGGCTGTGTTTGCTAAAGTTTTTGAAATAAATATTTCTGAACTATTAGATTTAAAATCTATAAATCCAAATCATAATTATAAGAATTATGAAATAAAATCTGAAAAGTAA
- a CDS encoding DNA cytosine methyltransferase: protein MENKIKVVELFAGVGGFRLGLEGWNNKSASSNYKENFESPYEVVWSNQWEPSTKVQHASMVYETRWDKKSHCNQDISTVEVTEIPDHDLLVGGFPCQDYSVATTLKNSKGLIGKKGVLWWSIHKILSEKENKTKYLFLENVDRLLISPSGQRGRDFAIILKSLNDLGYAVEWRVVNASEYGMPQRRKRIFILAYLKDSTIYNEIKETTSSDWILKDGTLANAFPVQSDNILFPNEFKLKGDIVEISENFNKNGKKGMFENTGIMIDGIVTTIKTKPSYEDKFTILKDIIQNGEVTEEFYIKEEELDKWFYLKGAKKEMRKNAQGFEYNYSEGGMIFPDSLDKPSRTIITGEGGKSASRFKHVIKVEKGYRRLSPVELERLNMFPDNHTKFESNKYNLGVPQGSGFPFQSFVF from the coding sequence ATGGAAAATAAAATAAAAGTAGTCGAATTGTTTGCAGGTGTTGGAGGTTTTAGACTTGGTTTGGAAGGATGGAATAACAAATCTGCATCATCAAATTATAAAGAAAATTTTGAAAGTCCTTACGAAGTAGTTTGGAGTAATCAGTGGGAACCGTCAACCAAAGTGCAACACGCATCAATGGTTTATGAAACTCGTTGGGACAAAAAAAGTCATTGCAACCAAGACATTTCAACCGTAGAAGTTACTGAAATTCCTGATCACGATTTATTAGTTGGCGGTTTTCCTTGCCAAGATTATTCAGTTGCGACAACGCTAAAAAATTCCAAAGGATTAATTGGAAAAAAAGGCGTTTTATGGTGGAGCATTCACAAAATTTTGAGCGAAAAAGAAAACAAAACAAAATATTTGTTTTTAGAAAATGTAGATAGACTTTTGATTTCGCCGTCGGGACAGCGTGGACGAGATTTTGCAATAATTCTAAAAAGTCTAAACGACTTGGGTTATGCCGTTGAATGGCGAGTTGTAAACGCATCAGAATATGGAATGCCACAGCGAAGAAAAAGAATTTTTATTTTGGCTTATTTAAAAGATTCTACGATTTATAACGAAATAAAAGAAACAACTTCAAGTGATTGGATTCTAAAAGACGGAACTTTAGCAAATGCTTTTCCTGTTCAATCTGACAATATTTTGTTTCCAAACGAATTCAAATTGAAAGGCGATATTGTTGAAATTTCAGAAAATTTCAACAAAAACGGCAAAAAAGGAATGTTTGAAAATACAGGAATTATGATTGACGGAATTGTGACTACAATCAAAACAAAACCAAGTTACGAAGACAAATTTACAATCCTAAAAGACATCATTCAAAACGGGGAAGTAACCGAGGAATTTTACATAAAAGAAGAAGAATTAGACAAATGGTTTTATCTGAAAGGTGCAAAAAAAGAAATGCGTAAAAACGCACAAGGTTTTGAATACAATTACAGCGAAGGCGGAATGATTTTCCCCGATTCGTTAGACAAACCATCAAGAACAATAATAACGGGCGAAGGCGGAAAATCCGCATCAAGATTTAAACACGTTATAAAAGTTGAAAAAGGTTACCGTAGATTATCGCCAGTTGAATTGGAACGGTTAAATATGTTTCCCGATAATCATACAAAATTTGAAAGTAATAAATATAATTTGGGCGTTCCCCAAGGGTCGGGCTTTCCGTTCCAATCTTTTGTTTTTTAA
- a CDS encoding helix-turn-helix domain-containing protein: METFGDIIKTERESKGLLLRQVASALEIDQAIISKFERGERKPTKEQVEKFAEFYDLDKNKLITSWLSDQIANTILYEENIGEVLKVAEEKALYLKTIHNGK, encoded by the coding sequence ATGGAAACATTTGGAGATATTATAAAAACTGAAAGAGAAAGCAAAGGTCTTTTATTAAGACAAGTTGCTTCTGCACTCGAAATTGATCAAGCGATTATAAGCAAATTTGAGCGTGGAGAAAGAAAACCAACAAAAGAACAAGTTGAAAAATTTGCTGAATTTTACGATTTAGACAAAAATAAATTAATTACAAGTTGGTTAAGCGATCAAATCGCAAATACAATTCTTTATGAAGAAAATATTGGAGAAGTCCTAAAAGTAGCCGAAGAAAAAGCATTATACCTAAAAACTATTCACAATGGAAAATAA
- a CDS encoding serine protease: MKKILFLFLIFTVFTKMNAQSIDKQRLIHAKKSVVRILIDDKPSGTGFIVSKTGQIITCWHVIQPAISVDETTKQIKLKKITAEFVSGEKIELGIYTYLFQEGYKDALIYDYCFLEPSIKTGISYEFLKLGKFENVNEGEQVYSVGYPLGIEQQFVSTGILSTKWTDKIKLQDNTEMNREVSWLDLTMNKGNSGGPILKIGSTEDEVIGIATFILNPYANTSQELSNLSANLGVDIAFGGISQMKVNKLFADAVTNNSIGISGCVSINHINGILK; this comes from the coding sequence ATGAAAAAAATATTATTTCTATTTTTAATTTTTACAGTTTTCACTAAAATGAACGCACAATCCATAGACAAACAAAGACTAATCCACGCTAAAAAATCTGTTGTTCGAATTTTAATAGATGACAAACCTTCTGGTACTGGTTTTATTGTTTCGAAGACAGGTCAAATAATTACTTGTTGGCACGTAATTCAACCCGCAATTTCTGTAGATGAAACTACTAAACAAATTAAACTAAAGAAGATTACAGCCGAATTTGTTTCTGGAGAAAAAATAGAATTAGGAATTTATACTTACCTTTTTCAAGAAGGATACAAAGACGCATTAATTTATGATTATTGTTTTCTTGAACCTTCAATAAAAACTGGCATTTCCTACGAATTTTTAAAGCTTGGGAAATTTGAAAATGTAAACGAAGGAGAACAAGTATATTCTGTTGGTTATCCATTAGGTATAGAACAACAGTTTGTGTCAACCGGTATATTGTCAACAAAATGGACTGATAAAATTAAATTGCAAGATAATACAGAAATGAATAGAGAGGTTTCTTGGCTTGATTTAACAATGAATAAAGGAAACTCTGGCGGTCCAATATTAAAAATTGGAAGTACGGAAGATGAAGTTATTGGAATTGCAACTTTTATTTTAAATCCCTACGCAAATACTTCTCAAGAACTTTCAAATTTAAGTGCAAATCTTGGAGTTGACATCGCTTTTGGTGGAATTAGCCAAATGAAAGTAAATAAATTATTTGCAGACGCAGTTACTAATAATTCAATTGGAATTAGTGGTTGTGTATCTATAAATCATATCAATGGAATCCTAAAATAA
- a CDS encoding Fic family protein, protein MKPPYDITLKILKSISSISEKIGEVNANYLNKQSPQLRKQNRIKTIHSSLQIEGNTLTEEQITALIENKRVIGPKKDVLEVLNAIMVYDKLEEYKFSSDKNFLKAHLELMNGLIESAGKYRKQGVGIVKGTKVEHIAPPHENVPHLMKDLFEYLKDSDELTLIKSCVFHYEMEFIHPFLDGNGRMGRLWQTLILMSEYPIFEFLPFETLISQTQDDYYKSLSLSDKSGKSTYFIEYMLDVIDKSLGSLLNYNNRILKDLDRLEYFLKLGIKEFTRKDYMNIFKDLSSATASRDLKKGIELNMFESVGNLNKTKYIVK, encoded by the coding sequence ATGAAACCGCCATACGACATAACGCTTAAAATTTTAAAATCGATAAGTTCTATTTCCGAAAAAATTGGAGAGGTAAATGCTAATTATCTAAATAAGCAATCGCCACAACTTCGTAAACAAAATAGAATCAAAACTATACACTCATCTTTACAGATTGAAGGGAATACATTAACCGAGGAACAAATTACTGCATTGATTGAAAACAAAAGAGTAATTGGTCCAAAAAAAGATGTCTTAGAAGTATTAAATGCAATTATGGTTTATGACAAACTTGAAGAATATAAGTTTTCATCTGATAAAAACTTTTTAAAAGCACATCTTGAGTTAATGAATGGTCTAATTGAGAGTGCAGGAAAATACAGAAAACAAGGTGTGGGAATAGTTAAAGGAACAAAAGTAGAACACATTGCCCCTCCTCACGAAAATGTTCCCCATCTAATGAAAGATTTATTTGAATATCTTAAAGACTCTGATGAATTGACATTGATAAAAAGTTGTGTTTTTCATTATGAAATGGAATTCATACATCCTTTTTTAGATGGTAATGGAAGAATGGGAAGATTATGGCAAACTTTAATTTTAATGTCTGAATATCCAATTTTTGAGTTTTTGCCATTTGAAACATTAATTAGCCAAACCCAAGATGATTATTATAAATCTTTGTCGTTAAGTGATAAATCAGGAAAATCAACATATTTCATAGAATACATGCTTGATGTAATTGATAAATCTTTAGGCAGTTTACTTAATTACAATAATAGAATTTTAAAAGACTTAGACAGATTAGAATACTTTCTAAAACTTGGCATAAAAGAATTTACTAGAAAAGATTATATGAATATTTTCAAAGACCTTTCTTCTGCAACTGCGAGTAGAGATTTGAAAAAGGGAATCGAATTAAACATGTTTGAAAGTGTTGGAAATCTGAACAAAACGAAATACATTGTGAAATAA
- a CDS encoding HNH endonuclease gives MEYTAEERIHKAYEIAKKVYLNEISVSEGARIIATTGLKESSAFDYIYAYSKLRDSKLYTRTINAYATDYYLKQIYNENGNIGLRKALLALYQHIEYYEQTSGASVKKGREIYNRYYNLVKDNFSETVFPDEVDNDVKYSEGKTKQIIVNSYERNPLARQECIEHFGLNCQICDFNFQEKFGDLGRSFIHVHHIIDIATIGKEYSVNPKTDLIPVCPNCHAMLHKKKPAFTISELKEIMQ, from the coding sequence ATGGAATATACAGCAGAAGAGCGAATTCATAAAGCTTACGAAATAGCAAAAAAAGTATACTTAAATGAAATTTCAGTTTCTGAAGGAGCTCGAATAATTGCAACTACAGGACTTAAGGAAAGTTCTGCATTTGATTATATTTATGCTTATTCGAAATTAAGAGATAGTAAACTTTACACGCGAACTATAAATGCCTACGCAACAGATTATTATCTCAAACAAATTTATAATGAAAATGGTAACATTGGGCTTAGAAAAGCTTTACTCGCTCTTTACCAACATATAGAATACTATGAACAAACTTCAGGTGCTTCTGTAAAAAAAGGAAGAGAAATTTACAATCGATATTATAATTTAGTAAAAGACAATTTTTCAGAAACAGTATTTCCAGATGAAGTAGATAATGATGTAAAATATTCGGAAGGAAAAACAAAACAAATAATTGTAAATAGTTATGAAAGAAATCCATTAGCAAGACAAGAATGTATCGAGCATTTTGGATTGAACTGTCAAATTTGTGATTTTAATTTTCAAGAAAAATTTGGAGATTTAGGAAGAAGTTTTATTCACGTTCATCATATAATTGATATAGCGACTATTGGAAAGGAATATTCTGTAAATCCAAAAACGGATTTAATTCCCGTGTGTCCAAATTGTCACGCAATGCTTCATAAAAAAAAGCCTGCGTTTACAATCTCAGAACTGAAAGAAATAATGCAATAA
- the dcm gene encoding DNA (cytosine-5-)-methyltransferase yields the protein MNEYLTLSETSEYIGKSKETLRRWDKEGKLSAVREPMSNYRVYKKSDVDTLFAGFLENDIQETITNYVEAENDYTVLELFAGAGGLAIGMEKAGLKCVALNEIDKWACQTLRHNRPNWNVLEGDIRSLNFSEYHNKVDVVTGGFPCQAFSYAGKKLGLADARGTLFYEFARAVKEVNPPICIGENVRGLLSHENGKTLQGMISILDEIGYNVVPVQVLKAINFNVPQKRERLILVGIRKDIDLKYEYPKPYKKIYNLKDALKKGELFDCNVPKSEGSKYPQSKIDVLNLVPQKGYWRDLPLEIQKEFMGGSFHLGGGKTGIARRIGWDEPCLTLTCSPAQKQTERCHPEETRPFTVREYARIQTFPDAWKFEGSVAQQYKQIGNAVPVNLGKEVGYSIVKFLNNYYNLSKPK from the coding sequence ATGAATGAATATTTGACGCTTTCGGAGACTTCCGAGTATATTGGTAAAAGTAAAGAAACTTTACGACGTTGGGACAAGGAAGGAAAACTTTCTGCTGTCCGTGAGCCTATGAGTAATTATAGAGTTTATAAAAAGTCTGATGTTGATACTTTATTTGCAGGTTTTTTAGAAAATGATATTCAGGAAACAATTACAAATTATGTTGAAGCCGAAAACGATTACACTGTTTTAGAATTATTTGCTGGTGCGGGCGGTTTGGCCATTGGAATGGAAAAAGCAGGATTAAAATGTGTTGCTTTGAATGAAATTGACAAATGGGCTTGTCAAACTTTACGACACAACAGACCAAATTGGAATGTTTTGGAAGGAGATATTAGGTCATTGAATTTTTCGGAATACCATAATAAAGTCGATGTTGTAACTGGTGGATTTCCTTGTCAAGCATTTAGTTATGCAGGAAAAAAATTAGGTTTAGCTGATGCGAGAGGTACTTTGTTTTACGAATTTGCAAGAGCCGTAAAAGAAGTAAATCCTCCAATTTGTATTGGCGAAAATGTGCGTGGTTTGTTAAGTCACGAAAACGGAAAAACTTTGCAAGGAATGATTTCTATTTTAGATGAAATCGGGTATAATGTTGTTCCTGTTCAAGTTTTAAAAGCAATAAATTTTAACGTTCCTCAAAAAAGAGAACGTTTGATTTTAGTTGGAATTAGAAAAGATATTGATTTGAAATATGAATACCCAAAGCCATACAAGAAAATCTATAACTTAAAAGACGCCCTTAAAAAAGGGGAATTATTCGATTGTAACGTACCCAAATCAGAAGGTTCGAAATATCCTCAAAGTAAAATAGATGTTTTGAATTTAGTGCCACAAAAAGGATATTGGCGAGATTTACCTCTTGAAATTCAAAAAGAATTTATGGGAGGAAGTTTTCATCTTGGTGGAGGTAAAACTGGAATTGCAAGAAGAATAGGTTGGGACGAACCTTGTTTAACTTTAACTTGCAGTCCTGCACAAAAACAAACAGAAAGATGTCATCCCGAAGAAACTCGACCGTTTACGGTTCGAGAATATGCGAGAATTCAAACTTTTCCTGATGCTTGGAAATTTGAGGGTTCAGTTGCTCAACAATACAAACAAATCGGAAATGCGGTTCCTGTTAATTTAGGAAAGGAAGTTGGTTATTCTATTGTGAAGTTTTTGAACAACTATTACAACTTGTCAAAACCTAAATAA
- a CDS encoding Eco47II family restriction endonuclease: MKNKYVDFISDEHLLNCIANLHKSYLKAKNNITKKNFYSNKVDTIKLTFDAQFNDINQESLIQAEILRQIDKSTNNSIGTFHEQILGGINGFQVGNLSGFDVKANDDTLFADIKNKHNTMNSSSAESLFQKLKTYADNYKQAKCYWVQILAKGSFNDLWKGEINGKEYSHSRVYKISGDQFYALLSGKENALFQLYKVLPTAINDYLDSIEKSDTIKENSALDEIKLETEITKRTILDQITFENYSYYLGFDKL; encoded by the coding sequence ATGAAAAATAAATATGTTGATTTTATTTCGGATGAACATTTACTGAATTGTATTGCAAACCTTCATAAATCGTATTTAAAAGCGAAGAACAATATCACGAAAAAGAACTTCTACAGCAATAAAGTTGATACAATTAAATTGACTTTTGACGCTCAATTCAACGATATTAATCAAGAAAGTTTAATTCAAGCCGAAATATTACGCCAAATTGACAAATCTACAAACAATTCTATTGGAACTTTTCACGAGCAAATTTTGGGAGGAATTAACGGATTCCAAGTTGGAAATTTAAGCGGTTTTGATGTAAAAGCGAATGACGATACTTTGTTTGCAGACATCAAAAATAAACATAATACAATGAACAGCAGTTCGGCAGAAAGTTTATTTCAAAAACTAAAAACTTACGCCGACAATTACAAACAAGCCAAATGTTATTGGGTTCAAATTCTTGCAAAAGGCAGTTTCAACGATTTGTGGAAAGGAGAAATAAACGGCAAGGAATATAGTCATAGTAGAGTTTACAAAATATCGGGCGACCAATTTTATGCTTTACTTTCGGGAAAAGAAAATGCACTTTTTCAATTATACAAAGTATTGCCTACGGCAATAAACGACTATTTGGATTCGATTGAAAAAAGCGATACAATTAAAGAAAATTCTGCATTGGACGAAATAAAATTAGAAACTGAAATTACAAAAAGAACAATTTTAGACCAAATTACTTTTGAAAATTATAGTTATTATTTAGGTTTTGACAAGTTGTAA
- a CDS encoding Txe/YoeB family addiction module toxin gives MKYVFVDESWEDYLYWQKIDKKKVKKINDLLKDISRNPFEGIGKPEPLKHKYAGFWSRRIDDEHRLIYRFIDDEIQIVKCRHHYD, from the coding sequence ATGAAATATGTATTTGTTGATGAATCTTGGGAAGATTATTTGTATTGGCAAAAAATTGACAAGAAGAAAGTTAAAAAAATAAATGATCTACTCAAAGATATTTCAAGAAATCCTTTTGAAGGAATAGGAAAGCCAGAACCATTGAAACACAAGTATGCAGGATTTTGGTCAAGAAGAATTGATGATGAACATAGATTAATTTACAGGTTTATCGATGATGAAATTCAAATTGTGAAATGTAGACATCATTACGACTAA
- a CDS encoding type II toxin-antitoxin system Phd/YefM family antitoxin has product MVVANISDFRKDIKSYFDRVAINFETLIINRGKDSGIVVISLEEYNSLIATNYELSNRTNESRLDSAIDKFKSGKSFSKDLIEE; this is encoded by the coding sequence ATGGTAGTAGCTAATATTTCAGATTTCAGAAAAGATATTAAATCTTACTTTGATAGAGTAGCAATAAACTTTGAAACTCTAATTATAAATCGTGGAAAAGATTCAGGGATTGTTGTTATTTCACTTGAAGAGTATAATTCACTGATTGCGACAAATTATGAATTATCAAACAGAACTAACGAAAGTAGGTTAGATTCTGCTATTGATAAATTTAAAAGTGGTAAGTCATTTTCTAAAGACTTAATCGAGGAATAA